One genomic region from Candidatus Nomurabacteria bacterium encodes:
- the rplT gene encoding 50S ribosomal protein L20 gives MRVKRGTASRQKHNKIRKSTRGMTHGNRVSIKRGKQAIVRSLQNATRDRKNRKRTFRQLWNTRINAGARLNGTTYSKLIANLKTANISLDRKILAELAVNEPVAFSEVAKIVSKNGK, from the coding sequence ATGCGCGTAAAAAGAGGAACCGCATCCAGGCAAAAACATAACAAGATTCGTAAATCGACTCGTGGCATGACTCATGGCAATAGAGTAAGTATTAAGAGAGGTAAACAAGCGATAGTACGATCCTTGCAAAATGCCACCCGTGACCGCAAAAACAGAAAACGAACTTTTAGGCAGCTTTGGAATACTCGAATTAATGCAGGAGCACGCTTAAACGGTACGACTTATAGTAAGCTCATAGCAAACCTAAAAACTGCTAATATCAGCCTTGACCGCAAGATACTGGCAGAGCTTGCCGTTAATGAACCTGTGGCCTTTAGCGAAGTTGCAAAGATAGTATCAAAAAACGGCAAGTAA
- the thrS gene encoding threonine--tRNA ligase has protein sequence MKDKIDELYAMRHSLAHIMATAIKGKWPDAKFGVGPVVENGFYYDVDLGNIKISDEDFATLEKEMHKIVEANDTFEKFELPVDKAIDWAKDNKQPYKQELLNDLKRSGTTVAKELNKDELGTIAGEDSVIDSVSFYRNGDFTDLCRGPHVASTGKVGAFKLMRVSGAYWRGKEDNPQMQRIYGVAFKTDKELRTYLNMLEEAKKRDHRKLGQELDLFFFHETAPGMPYWLPKGVIIYNELINWWREEHRVRDYNEIVSPLLNRKDLYVTSGHFDHYWDDMFVTKSDGDDEYGVKAMNCPNAMLVYKHKPRSYRDLPLRLSDTDTLHRNELSGSLNGLLRVREFRQDDAHIFVEEHQIKAEYERIFEITERFYSIFGMDYSFVLATRPDKYMGEKKLWDSAENTLKEILSESGRKYSIEEGDGAFYGPKVDIYMKDVLGRSWQMGTIQLDFQQPIRFDLSYVNNNGEEKTPIAIHRVIYGSLERFMGILIEHTAGRFPIWLAPEQLRIITVNQEKETVDFAESIVNKAKELGVRVYLDNDNESVGKKIRQSELQKVPLSIVIGQKEIDSGEVTPRVRQDLGASGRYNSSINTNELLNCIVEDSINKH, from the coding sequence ATGAAGGATAAAATAGACGAACTATACGCGATGAGGCACTCATTAGCGCATATTATGGCTACAGCGATAAAAGGCAAGTGGCCAGATGCCAAATTCGGTGTAGGCCCAGTTGTAGAAAATGGGTTTTACTATGATGTTGACCTGGGTAACATAAAGATCTCTGATGAAGATTTTGCGACATTAGAAAAAGAAATGCACAAAATAGTCGAAGCTAACGATACTTTCGAAAAATTCGAATTGCCGGTAGATAAAGCAATTGATTGGGCAAAGGATAACAAGCAACCTTATAAGCAAGAATTATTGAATGACTTAAAGCGTTCCGGAACCACAGTTGCAAAAGAGTTGAATAAAGATGAGCTAGGAACAATTGCCGGAGAAGATTCTGTCATAGACAGCGTCTCTTTTTACAGGAATGGTGACTTTACTGATTTATGTCGAGGGCCTCATGTAGCCAGTACTGGCAAGGTGGGCGCATTTAAATTGATGCGTGTTAGTGGTGCATATTGGCGTGGCAAAGAAGATAATCCTCAAATGCAACGTATCTATGGCGTTGCATTCAAGACAGACAAAGAACTTAGGACATACTTGAATATGCTTGAGGAAGCTAAAAAGCGCGATCATCGTAAATTGGGTCAAGAACTGGATTTGTTCTTTTTTCATGAGACTGCACCCGGAATGCCATATTGGCTACCCAAAGGGGTGATTATTTATAATGAATTGATTAATTGGTGGAGGGAAGAACATAGGGTTAGGGATTATAATGAAATAGTATCACCCTTGTTGAACCGTAAGGATTTGTATGTTACTTCCGGGCACTTTGATCATTATTGGGATGATATGTTCGTAACAAAATCGGATGGCGATGACGAATATGGGGTCAAAGCAATGAACTGCCCAAACGCCATGTTGGTATATAAACATAAGCCACGCTCATACAGGGACCTACCTTTAAGGTTAAGTGATACAGATACTTTGCATCGGAATGAACTATCAGGTAGTTTGAATGGCTTACTACGGGTTCGTGAATTCAGGCAGGACGATGCTCATATCTTTGTCGAAGAACACCAAATAAAAGCAGAATATGAGCGGATTTTTGAAATAACCGAAAGATTTTATTCTATTTTTGGCATGGATTACTCGTTTGTACTAGCGACAAGGCCCGACAAGTACATGGGAGAGAAAAAGCTTTGGGATAGCGCAGAGAATACTCTTAAAGAAATACTTAGCGAAAGTGGTAGGAAATATAGTATCGAGGAGGGTGACGGTGCATTTTATGGTCCAAAAGTCGATATTTATATGAAAGATGTACTTGGTCGTTCTTGGCAAATGGGTACAATACAACTAGATTTCCAACAGCCTATTCGTTTTGATTTGAGTTATGTAAATAATAACGGAGAAGAAAAAACCCCCATAGCCATACATAGAGTTATTTACGGATCGCTAGAGCGATTTATGGGGATTCTTATTGAGCATACAGCTGGTAGATTTCCTATTTGGCTTGCGCCTGAACAGCTTAGAATAATCACAGTTAATCAAGAAAAAGAAACAGTAGATTTTGCTGAGAGCATTGTTAATAAAGCTAAAGAATTGGGCGTTAGAGTTTATTTGGATAACGATAATGAATCTGTTGGCAAGAAAATTCGTCAGTCAGAGTTACAGAAGGTTCCACTATCTATTGTGATAGGTCAAAAAGAGATAGATTCAGGCGAAGTAACTCCTAGGGTGCGACAAGATTTGGGAGCTTCAGGTAGGTATAATAGTTCAATAAATACAAACGAGTTACTTAACTGTATTGTTGAAGATTCAATAAACAAGCACTAG
- a CDS encoding translation initiation factor IF-3 translates to MSISKETRLNESIRAPQLRVITEDGRQLGIMSRVEALNVARNEGLDLVELSPNANPPVAKIIDWGKYNYQKTKQLQKNKRNAKALDVKQIRLGLKIGQHDLEVKLKKVFTFLSEGHKVKFAIFYRGRELAHKDLGFKLAEKIIEALGEQAIIDQKPQFSGKQLIFTIRSNTNAKVKDA, encoded by the coding sequence TTGAGTATTAGCAAAGAAACCCGCCTGAACGAGTCGATTCGGGCACCACAGCTTCGAGTCATAACCGAGGACGGAAGACAGCTGGGTATCATGAGTCGAGTTGAGGCTCTGAACGTTGCAAGAAATGAAGGACTTGACCTAGTTGAGTTGTCTCCAAATGCAAACCCTCCCGTAGCGAAGATAATTGATTGGGGTAAATACAACTACCAAAAGACCAAACAATTACAAAAAAATAAGCGCAACGCCAAAGCATTGGATGTTAAACAAATCAGATTGGGGCTTAAGATAGGACAGCACGACTTAGAGGTTAAACTTAAGAAAGTATTTACATTTCTTTCAGAAGGACATAAAGTAAAGTTTGCGATCTTCTATAGGGGGCGCGAACTAGCGCATAAAGATCTCGGCTTCAAACTTGCAGAAAAAATCATCGAAGCACTTGGTGAACAAGCAATAATTGACCAAAAGCCTCAATTCAGCGGAAAACAACTAATATTCACAATAAGGAGTAATACAAATGCCAAAGTTAAAGACGCATAG
- a CDS encoding MBL fold metallo-hydrolase has product MEFQYFGGNCVRISTKDAVVIVDDNLSELGKKSQTKSGDIAIFTGAHADTHVDTKITIDQPGEFEVSKISIMGISARAHMDEENQKTATMFKLVADDIRVLITGHIYPELSDDQLESIGLIDVMVVPVGGNGFTLDGVGALKIIKSIEPKLILPVHYADDQIKYPVAQQELSVVLQSMGMEAKESVSKLKIKGSDLFEGTQVVILERQ; this is encoded by the coding sequence ATGGAATTTCAGTATTTTGGTGGCAATTGTGTTCGAATATCAACAAAAGATGCAGTTGTAATAGTAGATGATAATTTGTCAGAGCTTGGTAAAAAAAGCCAAACAAAATCAGGAGATATAGCAATCTTTACGGGTGCTCATGCAGATACACATGTTGATACGAAGATAACAATTGACCAACCAGGAGAGTTCGAGGTGTCAAAAATATCAATAATGGGTATTTCTGCTAGGGCACACATGGATGAAGAAAATCAAAAAACTGCAACCATGTTTAAGTTAGTTGCAGACGACATAAGGGTTTTGATTACAGGACATATTTACCCGGAACTGTCAGATGATCAACTCGAATCAATAGGTTTAATAGATGTGATGGTTGTTCCAGTGGGCGGGAACGGCTTTACGTTGGATGGAGTTGGCGCCCTGAAGATTATCAAGAGTATAGAACCAAAGCTAATATTGCCAGTGCATTATGCTGACGACCAAATCAAGTATCCCGTAGCTCAGCAAGAGCTAAGTGTGGTTTTACAGTCCATGGGTATGGAGGCTAAAGAGTCAGTCTCAAAACTCAAGATAAAGGGTAGTGATTTATTTGAGGGCACTCAAGTAGTTATACTTGAAAGGCAATGA
- a CDS encoding site-2 protease family protein — protein MLTELGLSGILIFLLMLIISLSFHEAMHAFASHWLGDTTAKDLGRLTLNPLKHVDPFTTIILPLVLLLLGMPPFLIAKPVPFNPYRVKYGDYGAALVGLAGPLSNFLLAIVGVSIIRLSGVAVGTTIYQFCSMFIQLNIAVFVFNMIPFPPLDGSRVLYAFAPDPLRKVMQQIESFGLIGIFIFMFVLFPLLVPVVNYLNNFFFQVLL, from the coding sequence ATGCTTACAGAACTTGGTTTATCCGGAATACTAATTTTCTTGCTCATGCTTATAATTTCTCTGAGTTTTCATGAAGCAATGCACGCCTTTGCTTCTCATTGGCTAGGCGATACAACAGCAAAAGATTTGGGTAGGCTAACGTTAAATCCATTAAAGCACGTAGATCCATTTACAACAATAATATTACCTTTAGTTTTATTATTGCTCGGAATGCCACCATTCTTAATCGCAAAACCAGTGCCATTCAATCCGTATAGAGTTAAGTATGGTGACTACGGGGCGGCACTTGTAGGGCTGGCTGGTCCGTTAAGTAACTTTTTGCTTGCTATTGTTGGTGTGTCTATAATACGCCTTTCGGGTGTTGCAGTAGGTACAACAATTTATCAATTTTGCAGTATGTTTATTCAGCTAAATATTGCAGTTTTTGTGTTCAATATGATTCCTTTTCCGCCACTTGATGGATCTCGTGTTCTGTATGCGTTTGCTCCAGATCCACTAAGAAAGGTAATGCAACAGATTGAATCTTTTGGTTTAATTGGTATTTTTATCTTCATGTTTGTGCTATTTCCTTTACTTGTTCCAGTCGTGAACTACTTAAACAATTTTTTCTTTCAAGTATTACTATAG
- a CDS encoding class I SAM-dependent methyltransferase, producing the protein MIDNKNSNIYEKAITTDRSAELLARKHGYDSIAQLAEELPEGARVLDVGAGASPFGKEVAKLRPDISWVNFDFSYQDPDILKEAEQGAPDNVECIFGDATRLDEVFGAESFNIVFSYWLMPHLSLDNVEPAERVAEAMVMVTKPGGQISVGPIVGKNHFLSIKSGNSLRIYKDEDKSTESYVREIVDATKLSGLSRTLQKNANEVATPFFGTTRYGKREGKVPKIFDPKTGEYVSVISGQGIYTLGRLAVVLAKHATRRQRA; encoded by the coding sequence ATGATTGATAATAAAAATAGCAACATATATGAAAAAGCAATTACTACCGATAGGTCTGCAGAATTGCTGGCTCGTAAGCATGGATATGATAGTATCGCCCAGCTTGCAGAAGAGCTCCCAGAGGGCGCAAGAGTACTTGATGTCGGTGCAGGTGCTTCACCTTTTGGCAAGGAAGTCGCAAAATTACGGCCTGATATAAGTTGGGTTAATTTCGATTTTAGCTATCAAGATCCAGATATTCTAAAAGAGGCAGAACAGGGTGCGCCAGATAATGTAGAGTGTATTTTTGGAGATGCTACTAGACTAGATGAGGTATTCGGGGCAGAGAGTTTTAATATCGTTTTTTCTTATTGGTTAATGCCACACCTATCATTGGACAATGTTGAACCTGCTGAACGAGTAGCAGAGGCTATGGTCATGGTCACAAAACCGGGTGGTCAGATATCAGTAGGTCCAATTGTTGGCAAAAATCATTTTTTGTCAATAAAATCTGGCAACTCTCTAAGAATCTATAAAGATGAGGACAAAAGCACAGAATCCTATGTAAGAGAGATTGTTGATGCAACAAAACTTTCTGGGCTATCGCGTACTTTACAAAAAAATGCCAACGAAGTTGCAACGCCGTTTTTCGGTACAACTAGATACGGAAAGCGTGAGGGAAAAGTTCCCAAAATATTTGACCCAAAAACTGGCGAATATGTTTCTGTCATTTCTGGCCAGGGTATATATACCCTGGGTCGTTTAGCAGTGGTTTTAGCCAAACACGCAACTAGAAGACAAAGAGCATAA
- a CDS encoding tRNA dimethylallyltransferase — translation MAKTLSPLVVIVGETASGKSDLAMSLAQQFKGEIISADSRAIYRGMDIGTAKPSKQDQEKIKHHLIDIINPGEKYSVLRFKNDAKEIINDITNRGKLPIMVGGSGLYIDAVVFDYQFDSNPDIRSLVNPRHAQTDNKVDCINEIRDNTLIIGISRSKEELKSRIAQRFEEMLDGGVIDEVSELLNRYGSDNDVLSGIGYKTFVRYINGEIDIDRLREEYIRGDMYLAKRQRTWFKRNKSIHWIKTQSEAVELVTTLLR, via the coding sequence GTGGCCAAAACATTAAGCCCTCTGGTTGTTATTGTTGGTGAAACAGCCAGTGGTAAAAGTGACTTAGCGATGTCATTAGCACAACAATTTAAGGGCGAGATTATTTCGGCTGATTCACGTGCAATCTATAGGGGCATGGATATCGGTACAGCAAAACCATCTAAGCAAGACCAAGAAAAAATAAAGCATCATTTGATTGATATCATCAATCCAGGCGAAAAATATTCAGTATTAAGATTTAAGAATGATGCCAAAGAAATAATTAATGATATTACGAACAGGGGTAAATTGCCAATTATGGTCGGGGGCTCGGGGTTGTATATTGATGCGGTAGTATTTGACTATCAATTCGATAGTAATCCAGACATACGTAGCTTAGTTAATCCACGTCACGCTCAGACGGATAACAAGGTGGACTGTATAAATGAAATTAGAGACAACACATTAATTATTGGAATTTCTAGATCCAAAGAAGAGTTGAAATCTAGGATAGCTCAACGGTTTGAAGAAATGCTTGACGGAGGTGTTATAGATGAGGTTTCTGAACTATTAAATAGGTACGGATCGGATAATGATGTTTTGTCAGGGATTGGTTACAAGACGTTTGTGAGATACATTAATGGAGAAATAGATATCGATAGGCTAAGAGAGGAATATATTAGAGGTGATATGTATCTAGCAAAGAGACAACGCACTTGGTTTAAGCGCAACAAAAGTATTCACTGGATAAAAACTCAAAGTGAGGCTGTTGAGCTTGTAACAACGCTATTACGTTAA
- the queA gene encoding tRNA preQ1(34) S-adenosylmethionine ribosyltransferase-isomerase QueA, giving the protein MHINDFTYTLPNKQIAIHPPLIRGNSKLLILNKNDGSIEHSEYSNFDQCINPGDVIVVNDTRVIKARIIAKCGAKTREFVLLERHSNAIDVHKWKALHKGKVHEGEIYQLGDSYIKIEQVHDNGIADISCDDDIITICSNYGNVPLPPYMHRSSNKQDIERYQTEFAKTDGSVAAPTASLNLTNHLIRRITSKGGVVAFITLHVGLGTFLPIRTEVIEQHEMHSEYFEVPSKTIKSINEAKTRNNRIFAVGTTVTRTLEYLYKTETPKEKDYSGEADIFIYPGYKFGVVDAMITNFHAPKSTVLMMASAFAGWNNLMHAYEVALANDYKFLSYGDSMLII; this is encoded by the coding sequence ATGCATATCAACGATTTTACTTATACATTGCCTAACAAACAAATAGCGATCCATCCACCATTAATACGTGGTAATAGTAAATTACTTATTCTAAATAAGAATGATGGAAGTATTGAGCACAGCGAATATAGCAACTTTGATCAATGCATCAATCCAGGAGATGTTATAGTCGTAAATGATACTAGGGTGATTAAAGCAAGAATTATAGCAAAATGTGGTGCTAAGACGAGAGAATTTGTATTACTTGAGAGGCACTCTAATGCTATTGATGTACACAAATGGAAAGCACTACACAAAGGAAAAGTACACGAAGGCGAAATATATCAACTTGGTGATAGTTATATAAAAATAGAACAAGTTCACGACAATGGAATTGCAGACATTAGTTGCGACGATGACATTATTACAATTTGTAGTAACTATGGCAACGTTCCTCTGCCGCCATACATGCATAGGTCATCCAACAAACAAGATATTGAAAGATATCAAACAGAGTTTGCAAAGACAGATGGGTCCGTTGCCGCACCAACTGCATCACTAAACTTAACAAATCACCTTATTAGAAGAATAACATCCAAAGGTGGTGTTGTTGCTTTTATAACGTTACATGTTGGTTTGGGTACCTTTTTGCCTATCAGAACAGAGGTAATAGAACAGCATGAAATGCATAGTGAGTACTTTGAAGTCCCTTCTAAAACAATTAAATCGATTAATGAAGCAAAAACCCGTAACAACCGAATTTTTGCTGTTGGCACAACTGTAACTAGAACATTAGAATACTTGTATAAAACGGAGACGCCGAAAGAAAAAGATTATTCTGGAGAAGCAGATATCTTTATATACCCTGGGTACAAATTTGGGGTTGTAGATGCAATGATTACCAATTTTCATGCACCTAAATCAACGGTTCTGATGATGGCCTCAGCCTTTGCAGGATGGAATAATCTAATGCACGCTTATGAAGTAGCGCTAGCAAACGACTACAAATTTTTAAGTTATGGAGACTCGATGTTAATCATCTGA
- the rpmI gene encoding 50S ribosomal protein L35 yields MPKLKTHSGTKDRFKVTKSGKVMHGHSFKGHNLSKKGAARKRNFAVPQTASGKSVKSIKRNLGV; encoded by the coding sequence ATGCCAAAGTTAAAGACGCATAGCGGTACAAAAGATCGTTTTAAAGTAACAAAGAGTGGCAAGGTTATGCATGGACATTCATTCAAAGGACATAACCTTTCAAAGAAAGGTGCTGCTCGTAAACGTAACTTCGCCGTGCCACAAACAGCATCAGGCAAGTCAGTTAAATCAATTAAGAGAAACTTAGGAGTGTAG
- a CDS encoding transcriptional regulator, translating into MVEQLFGSKTRVKLLQLFLSNPNRSFYVREITRKIDEQINSVRRELANLLSIGIISSDNNNNRLYYEVNQKYEHYRALSSIFGKGSVVQLSRDDVVEHGGDDIAELKKTGNIEVAILTGQFTRDESSGIDMLVVGDVSQAKLNKYIAQLEAKEGKDIRYAVFSPSEFEYRQQINDRFLNSLLASKNQILIDKNSRFNKRER; encoded by the coding sequence ATGGTTGAACAATTGTTTGGGTCTAAAACTAGAGTAAAGCTATTACAGCTATTTTTATCTAACCCGAATAGGTCATTCTATGTCAGAGAAATAACTAGAAAGATAGATGAGCAAATAAATTCAGTACGCAGAGAACTAGCAAACTTACTAAGTATAGGTATAATTTCCTCGGATAATAACAATAATCGTTTATATTACGAGGTAAACCAGAAGTATGAGCATTATCGGGCTCTTTCTAGTATTTTTGGCAAGGGTTCAGTGGTACAGTTATCAAGAGATGACGTAGTAGAGCATGGTGGCGATGATATTGCAGAATTAAAGAAGACGGGAAATATAGAAGTAGCGATTTTGACAGGTCAATTTACCAGAGACGAATCTTCTGGTATTGATATGTTGGTTGTGGGTGATGTTAGTCAGGCGAAGCTTAATAAATACATAGCTCAGCTAGAAGCCAAAGAAGGCAAGGATATCAGATACGCCGTTTTTTCGCCGAGTGAATTCGAATACAGGCAACAGATCAACGATAGATTTCTAAATAGTTTATTGGCGTCAAAGAACCAAATTTTAATAGATAAGAATAGCCGTTTTAACAAAAGAGAAAGGTAA
- a CDS encoding YifB family Mg chelatase-like AAA ATPase, with the protein MKNVIHSVLDLGYDGILLDIECQLSNGLPNIVIVGHVGRPIDESKERIRSAFANNSIHLPRKRITINIAPADTPKVETSLDLAIVASIMTASKLVNAPQNPSVFMGEIGLDGSVRPIRGIIGKILIAKKSKNILDYYIPRENLRQAELLEGINIYPISSIKELYLHLSGHKLIQKHKGMPSLSQTHPKQNDSYSYTFEYIAGQKVAKRGLEISAAGGHNILLNGPPGTGKSMLAKAMISILPNLTIDESLEVTHLHSLISHDFDDIVTSRPFRSPHHTASNTAIIGGGNYPMPGEISLSHKGVLFFDELPEFKRSSLEALRQPLEDNMITVTRTKGTATYPANFILVATSNPCPCGYYNTHQECHCSPQQIAKYQQKMSGPILDRIDIFSNVDNIEHKSLLAGKSTEESSAVIAKRVADARLIQKVRFAKTKTNSEMNNQDIKDTACLSPSAKSLLDSASKKLHISPRSYMRTIKVARTIADLDQSKSIEPMHIAESLQFRPKLSHQL; encoded by the coding sequence ATGAAAAATGTCATCCACAGTGTTTTAGATCTTGGGTATGATGGAATACTTTTAGATATCGAGTGCCAGCTTTCGAACGGACTTCCAAACATAGTTATTGTTGGGCACGTAGGTAGGCCCATAGACGAATCAAAAGAACGCATACGCAGTGCATTCGCCAACAATTCAATCCACCTACCCAGAAAACGAATCACGATCAATATAGCACCTGCTGATACTCCGAAAGTAGAAACTAGCCTAGATTTAGCAATTGTTGCTTCAATAATGACTGCAAGCAAGCTAGTTAATGCACCACAAAACCCCTCTGTATTTATGGGCGAAATTGGTCTTGATGGTTCGGTTAGACCAATTAGAGGTATTATTGGAAAAATCTTAATTGCTAAAAAATCTAAAAATATTTTAGATTATTATATCCCCAGAGAAAACCTAAGACAGGCCGAGTTGCTGGAAGGAATCAATATCTACCCTATCTCTTCTATTAAGGAACTTTACCTCCATTTATCTGGTCATAAATTGATACAAAAACACAAGGGTATGCCTAGCCTCTCACAAACACACCCAAAACAAAATGATTCTTATTCTTATACTTTTGAATATATTGCTGGACAAAAAGTTGCGAAAAGAGGTTTAGAAATTTCTGCGGCTGGAGGTCACAACATACTACTAAATGGGCCTCCCGGAACTGGCAAAAGTATGCTTGCGAAAGCTATGATTAGCATTCTTCCGAATCTAACTATAGATGAGTCACTTGAAGTAACTCATCTGCACAGCCTAATAAGCCACGACTTTGACGACATAGTTACAAGCAGACCATTTAGATCCCCTCACCACACTGCAAGTAATACAGCAATAATTGGCGGAGGAAACTATCCAATGCCAGGAGAGATTAGTCTTAGCCATAAAGGAGTTCTGTTCTTTGATGAGTTGCCTGAATTCAAGCGATCATCACTAGAGGCGCTCCGCCAACCTCTTGAGGATAATATGATTACCGTAACTCGCACCAAAGGAACTGCTACTTACCCAGCAAACTTTATTTTGGTTGCGACCTCCAACCCTTGCCCATGTGGGTACTATAATACACACCAGGAATGCCATTGTAGCCCTCAACAGATAGCTAAATACCAACAAAAAATGTCTGGACCAATACTGGACAGAATAGACATATTTTCAAATGTAGACAATATAGAGCACAAAAGTTTACTCGCTGGCAAAAGCACAGAAGAATCGAGTGCAGTAATTGCTAAAAGAGTTGCCGACGCAAGACTAATTCAAAAAGTACGCTTTGCGAAAACCAAGACAAATAGCGAAATGAATAATCAGGATATCAAAGATACTGCTTGTCTGTCGCCAAGCGCCAAATCTCTTCTCGATAGTGCTTCAAAAAAGCTTCATATTTCACCGAGAAGTTACATGAGAACAATAAAGGTAGCGAGGACCATTGCCGACCTAGATCAATCAAAGAGCATTGAACCAATGCATATTGCCGAATCATTACAATTCAGACCAAAGTTATCCCATCAACTCTAA
- a CDS encoding methylated-DNA--[protein]-cysteine S-methyltransferase, translating to MSEEISFRQKVESLVSQIPKGRAMTYGQIASLCGNPRSARIVGGIAHFGDPALPWHRVVNKNGGLASGYPGGKAGHKQVLERDGYGVNNYMVDIERIIWWPKH from the coding sequence ATGTCTGAAGAAATAAGTTTTAGGCAAAAAGTAGAATCTCTAGTGTCTCAAATCCCAAAAGGCAGAGCTATGACATATGGTCAAATTGCCAGTCTCTGTGGCAATCCTAGATCCGCAAGAATTGTTGGTGGAATTGCTCATTTTGGCGACCCAGCACTACCGTGGCACCGAGTAGTAAACAAAAATGGTGGTTTAGCGTCTGGTTATCCAGGTGGTAAGGCTGGTCATAAGCAAGTACTTGAGCGGGATGGATATGGTGTTAACAACTATATGGTTGATATTGAAAGGATAATTTGGTGGCCAAAACATTAA
- a CDS encoding reverse transcriptase-like protein, protein MKSLKFNHIEADNIKNGIQTATLRIDDDKSITVDDKIVVIDKVREDQPETWIDIGVASVNKVSLQRIGDLDLEQGNFEKFGSTSELYEQMALFYGDIVNEDTHVKVIEFDFTPRNVQINAKSNDDNATTKYVEIQLFGDGGSRGNPGPSASGYVIIDMNNHVIETNGEFLNITTNNQAEYHSLRLGLERAHQLGAEIVHVYMDSMLVINQMKGIFKVKNKDLLGVYRAVKELTYKFRSVDFTHVPREYNKLADAEVNRILDANQNLV, encoded by the coding sequence ATGAAAAGCCTAAAGTTTAATCATATTGAAGCGGATAATATTAAAAATGGAATTCAGACAGCTACACTAAGAATAGATGACGATAAAAGTATAACTGTCGATGACAAAATAGTTGTAATTGATAAAGTACGAGAAGATCAACCAGAGACATGGATTGATATAGGAGTAGCCAGTGTTAATAAGGTATCATTGCAAAGGATTGGCGACCTGGATCTTGAACAAGGAAATTTTGAAAAATTTGGCTCTACTTCCGAGCTATATGAACAAATGGCATTATTTTACGGTGATATCGTAAACGAGGATACTCATGTAAAGGTAATTGAATTCGACTTCACGCCAAGAAATGTGCAGATTAATGCAAAATCTAATGATGACAATGCTACAACGAAATATGTCGAAATACAGCTTTTTGGGGATGGTGGCTCTAGAGGTAATCCAGGTCCTTCAGCTAGTGGATACGTGATAATCGATATGAACAATCATGTGATTGAAACAAACGGAGAGTTTTTAAATATAACTACCAACAATCAAGCAGAATATCATTCTCTGCGATTGGGGTTGGAGAGAGCTCATCAATTAGGGGCTGAAATTGTTCATGTTTATATGGATAGTATGCTAGTTATAAACCAAATGAAAGGTATCTTTAAAGTAAAAAACAAAGATCTTCTTGGGGTTTATAGAGCTGTTAAAGAGCTTACCTATAAATTCCGTAGTGTTGATTTTACCCACGTACCTCGAGAATATAATAAATTGGCAGATGCAGAAGTAAATCGAATACTAGATGCTAATCAAAATCTGGTATAA
- the rpmB gene encoding 50S ribosomal protein L28, with protein sequence MQKCELTGKGKQFGSNISFSQRHTKKVWKPNLQTKTLIIDGKKVRMKLSTQAIRTLKKKGVITNRHLNQEAK encoded by the coding sequence ATGCAAAAATGTGAATTAACTGGTAAAGGAAAGCAATTTGGAAGCAATATTAGCTTTTCTCAACGCCATACAAAAAAGGTATGGAAACCCAACCTTCAGACCAAAACATTAATAATTGACGGTAAAAAAGTACGAATGAAACTAAGCACTCAAGCAATTAGAACTCTAAAGAAAAAAGGTGTTATTACCAATAGGCACCTGAACCAAGAAGCCAAATAA